One segment of Thermosipho atlanticus DSM 15807 DNA contains the following:
- the miaA gene encoding tRNA (adenosine(37)-N6)-dimethylallyltransferase MiaA produces the protein MKYIIISGPTAVGKTDIILELGQKLNFHVISVDSRQVYKHMDIGTAKPTVEEQKLVRHHLIDFIKPDEYYNAFQYRQDALKIQQKLLKQGIYPVFVGGTGLYIDALTKGMFEGVPRDENLRKELSNLEKQEPGILRSMLEKYDPASATRIHPADIKRTIRALEVYMKTGKKISELQHHHSISDDYIIIVLNRNRDELHERINTRVDAMIKNGLVDEVKKLIMKYPVNLNAFQTIGYKELILHFERKYDFKTAIHLIKRNTRRFARRQIIWLRRYKNARWFNLSELSRKEILTLLENIITKARGGGNGNPL, from the coding sequence ATGAAATACATAATTATTAGTGGCCCAACAGCTGTTGGAAAGACTGATATTATCTTGGAACTTGGTCAAAAATTAAACTTCCATGTTATTTCTGTTGACTCAAGACAAGTTTACAAACATATGGATATTGGCACAGCAAAACCCACAGTTGAAGAACAAAAATTAGTTAGGCATCATTTAATCGACTTCATCAAACCTGATGAATACTACAATGCATTTCAATATAGACAAGATGCCTTAAAAATTCAGCAAAAATTATTGAAACAAGGTATTTATCCTGTTTTTGTAGGTGGTACAGGGTTATATATCGATGCTTTAACCAAAGGAATGTTTGAAGGAGTCCCTAGAGATGAAAACCTAAGAAAAGAATTAAGTAATCTTGAAAAACAAGAGCCTGGGATTCTTAGAAGTATGCTTGAAAAGTACGATCCAGCTTCAGCTACAAGAATTCACCCGGCTGATATAAAAAGAACAATAAGAGCTTTGGAAGTTTATATGAAAACTGGAAAAAAAATTTCAGAATTGCAGCACCATCATTCTATTTCTGATGATTATATTATAATTGTCTTAAATAGGAACAGAGATGAATTACATGAAAGAATTAATACAAGAGTCGATGCAATGATAAAAAATGGACTTGTAGACGAAGTTAAAAAACTAATTATGAAGTATCCTGTAAATTTAAATGCTTTTCAAACAATTGGATATAAAGAACTAATTCTTCATTTTGAAAGAAAATATGATTTCAAAACTGCAATACATTTAATAAAAAGAAATACACGAAGATTTGCAAGAAGACAAATTATATGGTTGCGAAGATATAAAAATGCCAGGTGGTTTAATTTATCTGAACTTTCAAGAAAAGAAATTCTCACTTTATTAGAAAATATTATAACAAAAGCTAGAGGAGGAGGAAATGGAAACCCTTTATAG